The DNA region TCATTGGCTGCGTCCAGCAGGTCCGGCACTTGCTCTATATACGCGGCCACAAAACGCGTCATCACGCCGTTGGCGTCGACATCCGGCAATTGGATGGCGGAGTGAAGGTGTGGCAGTTGGGTTTCCAGCTGACGAGTCAGCAGACCGGTTTCGGCTTCGTGTTGTTGGGCTTTTTGGATCTGCTCGCGCAATGCGGCGGTGTTCATGAAAACTCCAGGAAACAAAGGCAATGAAATAGGGAAGACATAACTTAGCTGGCATACGAAAAATGCTAAGACGCATTTGTCATAATTATTTCATCCTTGAGACATCAAAGTTATATCGGTTTGCCACCACTCGTCTGCATCCTTCTCCATTCGTGCCCTGGAACGCAAGTCCCAGCTGTTTCAGATGATTTACGCCCTCACATTGCGAGGTGGCAGTCGCTGTCTATACTCGGGTGGGAATGGAGTTAGCTGATGACGCCCGACTGCACACGCAGCAAGGCTCGGTGATTCAAGTTCGTAGTCTGAAAAAGCCGCTCCCTTGCCGCAGGTGAAAGCCGGCGGGATAACAAGAACGATAAGGGGAACCCGCAATGATGCGACATCCACATGTCTGGATGGGCCTCCTGTTGTGGTCGATTTTCAGTCAGGCACAAGCGGCCTGGACTGTGAATATGGCGCCGGGAGCGACTGAAATCAGTCACGCAGTATTTGACCTGCACATGACCATTTTCTGGATCTGTGTAGTGATCGGCATCATCGTCTTCGGCGCCATGTTCTGGTCGATGATTCTCCACCGCCGCTCGACCGGGCAGGTGGCCGCGAAATTTCATGAAAGCACCACCGTCGAAATTCTCTGGACCATCGTGCCCTTCCTGATCCTGGTGGCCATGGCGGTTCCCGCGACCGCAACCCTGATCAAGATGTACGACGCCAGTGAGCCGGATATCGATATCCAGGTCACCGGCTATCAGTGGAAGTGGCACTACAAATACCTGGGCCAGGACGTTGAGTTCTTCAGCAACCTGACCACGCCCGCCGATCAGATCCACAACAAGGAAGCCAAGAGCGAACACTACTTGCTTGAGGTCGATAAGCCTTTGGTGCTGCCGATCGGCGCCAAGGTGCGCTTCCTGGTGACTTCCGCCGACGTCATCCATTCCTGGTGGGTGCCGGCCTTTGCGGTCAAGCGTGATGCGATTCCGGGATTCGTCAACGAAGCCTGGACCCGCGTCGACAAGCCCGGCATCTACCGCGGTCAATGCGCCGAATTGTGCGGCAAGGACCACGGCTTCATGCCCATCGTGGTCGAGGTCAAGGAAAAGGCCGATTACGAAAAATGGCTGGGCGAGCGCAAGGCTGAAGCCATGCAGCTCAAAGAGCTGACCAGCAAGGAATGGACCCTCGACGAGCTTAAAGAGCGCGGCGACAAGATCTACCACACCACCTGCGTCGCCTGTCACCAGGCCGAAGGTCAGGGCCTGCCGCCGATGTTCCCGGCGCTCAAGGGCTCGAAAATCGCTACCGGACCGAAAGAAGGACACCTGAGCATTGTCTTCCACGGCAAGCCCGGCACCGCCATGGCGGCGTTCGGCAAGCAGCTCTCGGAAGTCGATATCGCAGCGGTCGTGACCTACGAACGTAACGCCTGGGGCAACAACAAGGGCGACATGGTCACCCCTAAAGAAGTGCTGGAGCTGAAACAGGCGGAAAGCAAATGACCCGGTCTATTGCGCACGTAAGGAACCAGTCGGGGCATCGCGCCCCGGCCTGCCCAGCCCATCTGTTTGCAGGAGACAGGACATGACTGCTGTCGTCGATGACCATGTTCATATCGGCACCGCCCACGCCCACGGCCCCGCCAAAGGCCTGATGCGCTGGGTCCTGACCACCAACCACAAGGATATCGGCACGCTGTACCTGTGGTTCGCGTTCTCCATGTTCTTGCTCGGCGGCTCATTCGCGATGGTGATTCGTGCCGAGTTGTTCCAGCCAGGACTGCAAATCGTCCAACCGGAATTCTTCAACCAGATGACCACCATGCACGGTCTGGTGATGGTCTTCGGTGCGGTGATGCCGGCGTTCGTCGGCCTCGCCAACTGGATGATCCCGTTGATGATCGGCGCGCCGGACATGGCCCTGCCACGGATGAACAACTTCAGCTTCTGGCTATTGCCGGCGGCGTTCATCCTGCTGGTATCGACCCTGTTCACCCCCGGCGGTGGACCGAACTTCGGCTGGACGTTCTACGCCCCGCTGTCGACGACCTACGCACCGGAAAGCGTGACCTTCTTCATCTTCGCCATCCACTTGATGGGGATCAGTTCGATCATGGGCGCGATCAACGTGATCGCCACCATCCTCAACCTGCGCGCCCCCGGCATGACGCTGATGAAAATGCCGCTGTTCGTCTGGACCTGGCTGATTACCGCGTTCCTGCTGATCGCGGTAATGCCGGTACTGGCCGGCTGCGTGACGATGATGCTGATGGACATCCACTTCGGCACCAGCTTCTTCAGTGCCGCCGGTGGCGGTGACCCGGTGTTGTTCCAGCACGTGTTCTGGTTCTTCGGTCACCCCGAGGTGTACATCATGATCCTGCCGGCCTTCGGTGCCGTCAGCTCGATCATTCCGGCCTTCTCACGCAAGCCGCTGTTCGGCTACACCTCGATGGTCTATGCGACGGCGAGTATCGCGTTCCTGTCGTTCATCGTCTGGGCGCACCACATGTTCGTGGTCGGCATTCCGTTGGTGGGCGAGTTGTTCTTCATGTACGCCACGCTGCTGATCGCGGTGCCGACCGGAGTGAAGGTGTTCAACTGGGCCAGCACCATGTGGCAAGGCTCGCTGACCTTCGAGACACCGATGCTGTTTGCGGTGGCGTTCGTGATCCTGTTTTCCATCGGCGGTTTCTCTGGGTTGATGCTGGCCATCGCCCCGGCGGACTTCCAGTACCAGGACACCTACTTTGTGGTCGCGCACTTCCACTACGTACTGGTGCCGGGGGCGATCTTCGGGATCTTCGCTTCGGCCTACTACTGGATGCCGAAATGGACCGGCCACATGTACGACGAAACCCTCGGCAAGCTGCACTTCTGGCTGTCGTTCATCGGCATGAACATGGCGTTCTTCCCGATGCACTTCGTGGGGCTGGCGGGCATGCCGCGGCGGATTCCCGACTACAACCTGCAATTCGCCGACTTCAACATGGTGTCGTCGATCGGTGCGTTCATGTTCGGCGCCACGCAGATCTTCTTCCTGTTCATCGTGATCAAGACCATCCGCGGCGGCCCGCCAGCACCGGCCAAACCGTGGGATGGGGCCGAAGGCCTGGAATGGAGCATCCCGTCGCCGGCGCCGTATCACACCTTCACCACGCCGCCGGAAGTGAAATGAACGCGCAACCCTATGTGGGAGCGGGCTTGCTCGCGAAGAACGATAACGCAGTTTGTCTGACGGACCGCAGCGTCTGCTTCGCGAGCAAGCCCGCTCCCACAGGGTTTTGTGTGGAGGGCTTGCACCGTGGCTGACTCTATTTCTTTGAAGAAGCTGGTCACGCGCCTGCTGCTGGTGGTGGTGGCGATGTTTGTCTTCGGGTTTGCCCTGGTGCCGATCTACGACGTGATGTGCAAGGCGTTCGGCATCAACGGCAAAACCGGCGGGCAGTACGAGGGCGAGCAAACGGTCGACACCTCGCGGCAGGTTCGCGTGCAGTTTCTGTCGACCAATGCCGCCGACATGTCCTGGGACTTCTACCCCAAGGGCGATGAGCTGACGGCCAACCCGGGCGCGGTGAACGAGATGATCTTCATCGCCCACAACCCAACCGATCGCCCGATGAGCGCCCAGGCGGTTCCGAGCATCGCGCCCAGTGCCGCGGCGGCGTACTTCCACAAGACCGAATGTTTCTGCTTTACCCAGCAAGTGCTGCAGCCCGGTCAACGGATCGAGATGCCGGTACGTTTCATCGTTGACCGTGACATGCCCAAGGATGTGAAGCACCTGACGCTGTCTTACACGCTGTTCGATATCACCGCCCGACATCCACCGGTGGCTGTAAATACTGGCGGCTGAGCGTGCCCGATAAGGAGAACAATAAATGGCAACTCATGAACACTATTACGTACCGGCCCAGAGCAAATGGCCGATCATTGCCACCGCCGGCATGCTCACCACCGTGTTCGGCCTGGCCACCTGGTTCAACGACCTGAAAGCGGCGCGGCCGGAGTCCCACGGCCCGCTGATCTTTTTCGTCGGCGGCCTGATGGTGGCCTACATGCTGTTCGGCTGGTTCGGTACGGTGATCAAGGAAAGCCGCCAAGGGTTGTACAGCGCACAGATGGATCGCTCGTTCCGCTGGGGCATGAGCTGGTTCATCTTTTCGGAGGTGATGTTCTTCATCGCCTTCTTCGGCGCACTGTTTTATGTGCGTAACATTTCCGGCCCGGCGCTCGGGGGTGAAGGGGTCAAAGGCATCGCTCATATGCTTTGGCCGAATTTCCAGTTTGCGTGGCCATTGCTGCACACCCCTGACCCGCAACTCTTCCCGCCGCCCAAGGAAGTCATCAGTCCCTGGGGCCTGCCGCTGCTCAATACCGTTTTGCTGGTGAGTTCCAGCATCACCGTGACCATCGCCCACCACGCCTTGAAAAAGGGCCATCGCGGCGCGCTGAAAATCTGGCTGGCGCTCACCGTGCTGCTGGGCTGCGCGTTCCTTGGTTTTCAGGCCGAAGAATACATGCATGCCTACCACGAACTGGGCCTGACGCTCGGTTCGGGCATCTACGGCGCGACCTTCTTCATGCTCACCGGTTTCCACGGCGCCCACGTGACCATCGGCACCATCATCCTGTTTGTGATGTTGATGCGGATCATGCGCGGGCACTTCGACGCCGATCACCAGTTCGCGTTTGAAGCGGCGAGCTGGTACTGGCACTTCGTGGACGTGGTGTGGATCGGTCTGTTCGTTTTCGTCTACGTGCTCTGAGGCTTTACCAAGGCGCAGTAGAGACCAACTGGCCGCTGAAAAAACCCCAGGCAATCAAGCCGACGGTAATGGCGGCCAGCGCAACACGAACACTCAAGGCAATGACGAGGCGGTTCGAGCTGCTGTCGTCCTTGACCAGAAAAAACAGGCCGCTGAACAGGCTGACAACCGTGGCAATCAGCATCAGGACGATGGCTGCTTTGAGCATGGTGAGACTCCGGGGGGAAGGCGATGCACTTGAGTATAGCTATCGCGACTAGCGACTTTCTGGCGACGCCATGAAGCGTTTTCGGCCGGGCATCGTACCGACCCTGGTGGTCGCGTTGTTGCTGCCCATGCTGGTGTCACTCGGGTTCTGGCAATTGAGCCGGGGCGCAGAGAAAAGCGCGCTGCTGCAAAGCTACACCGAGCGCCGTGCCGCCGAACCGATGGCCAGCACCGAGCTGCAACACATCGCAGATCCGGCCTTCCGCCGGGTTCACCTGCACGGCCAGTTCGATGCCGCCCACAGCCTGTTGCTGGATAACCGTCAGCGCGACGGCAAGGTTGGCGTCGAACTGCTGCAGCCGTTTCAGGATCAGGCGACCGGGCTCTGGTTGTTGATCAATCGCGGCTGGCTGCCGTGGCCGGATCGCCGCACCCCACCGCAATTCACCACACCGACTCAGGCCTTGAGTCTCGTTGCCTGGGTCTACGTCTCCCCCGGCGCCACTTTCCAGTTGCACGCCGACCCGAACACCACGACCTGGCCACAGCTGGTAACAGCCGTTGAACCGGCGAAG from Pseudomonas sp. ACM7 includes:
- the coxB gene encoding cytochrome c oxidase subunit II; protein product: MMRHPHVWMGLLLWSIFSQAQAAWTVNMAPGATEISHAVFDLHMTIFWICVVIGIIVFGAMFWSMILHRRSTGQVAAKFHESTTVEILWTIVPFLILVAMAVPATATLIKMYDASEPDIDIQVTGYQWKWHYKYLGQDVEFFSNLTTPADQIHNKEAKSEHYLLEVDKPLVLPIGAKVRFLVTSADVIHSWWVPAFAVKRDAIPGFVNEAWTRVDKPGIYRGQCAELCGKDHGFMPIVVEVKEKADYEKWLGERKAEAMQLKELTSKEWTLDELKERGDKIYHTTCVACHQAEGQGLPPMFPALKGSKIATGPKEGHLSIVFHGKPGTAMAAFGKQLSEVDIAAVVTYERNAWGNNKGDMVTPKEVLELKQAESK
- the ctaD gene encoding cytochrome c oxidase subunit I, whose amino-acid sequence is MTAVVDDHVHIGTAHAHGPAKGLMRWVLTTNHKDIGTLYLWFAFSMFLLGGSFAMVIRAELFQPGLQIVQPEFFNQMTTMHGLVMVFGAVMPAFVGLANWMIPLMIGAPDMALPRMNNFSFWLLPAAFILLVSTLFTPGGGPNFGWTFYAPLSTTYAPESVTFFIFAIHLMGISSIMGAINVIATILNLRAPGMTLMKMPLFVWTWLITAFLLIAVMPVLAGCVTMMLMDIHFGTSFFSAAGGGDPVLFQHVFWFFGHPEVYIMILPAFGAVSSIIPAFSRKPLFGYTSMVYATASIAFLSFIVWAHHMFVVGIPLVGELFFMYATLLIAVPTGVKVFNWASTMWQGSLTFETPMLFAVAFVILFSIGGFSGLMLAIAPADFQYQDTYFVVAHFHYVLVPGAIFGIFASAYYWMPKWTGHMYDETLGKLHFWLSFIGMNMAFFPMHFVGLAGMPRRIPDYNLQFADFNMVSSIGAFMFGATQIFFLFIVIKTIRGGPPAPAKPWDGAEGLEWSIPSPAPYHTFTTPPEVK
- a CDS encoding cytochrome c oxidase assembly protein, which encodes MADSISLKKLVTRLLLVVVAMFVFGFALVPIYDVMCKAFGINGKTGGQYEGEQTVDTSRQVRVQFLSTNAADMSWDFYPKGDELTANPGAVNEMIFIAHNPTDRPMSAQAVPSIAPSAAAAYFHKTECFCFTQQVLQPGQRIEMPVRFIVDRDMPKDVKHLTLSYTLFDITARHPPVAVNTGG
- a CDS encoding cytochrome c oxidase subunit 3 produces the protein MATHEHYYVPAQSKWPIIATAGMLTTVFGLATWFNDLKAARPESHGPLIFFVGGLMVAYMLFGWFGTVIKESRQGLYSAQMDRSFRWGMSWFIFSEVMFFIAFFGALFYVRNISGPALGGEGVKGIAHMLWPNFQFAWPLLHTPDPQLFPPPKEVISPWGLPLLNTVLLVSSSITVTIAHHALKKGHRGALKIWLALTVLLGCAFLGFQAEEYMHAYHELGLTLGSGIYGATFFMLTGFHGAHVTIGTIILFVMLMRIMRGHFDADHQFAFEAASWYWHFVDVVWIGLFVFVYVL
- a CDS encoding twin transmembrane helix small protein translates to MLKAAIVLMLIATVVSLFSGLFFLVKDDSSSNRLVIALSVRVALAAITVGLIAWGFFSGQLVSTAPW
- a CDS encoding SURF1 family protein, coding for MKRFRPGIVPTLVVALLLPMLVSLGFWQLSRGAEKSALLQSYTERRAAEPMASTELQHIADPAFRRVHLHGQFDAAHSLLLDNRQRDGKVGVELLQPFQDQATGLWLLINRGWLPWPDRRTPPQFTTPTQALSLVAWVYVSPGATFQLHADPNTTTWPQLVTAVEPAKLWKALDREGFTYELRAESGPATYQADWPVVAMGPEKHLAYAVQWFAMSIALFGLYLYLGWHNAKEKHHGSGHESTQHV